A single genomic interval of Lucilia cuprina isolate Lc7/37 chromosome 2, ASM2204524v1, whole genome shotgun sequence harbors:
- the LOC111688629 gene encoding long-chain-fatty-acid--CoA ligase heimdall: protein MPKGVMISHDGVLFCCHAMGKMMTSLEEAKETVVTYLPLNHIAAQLFDIFMALEYGGLIYFADRNALKGSLIKTYSKAKVSMMFGVPRVFEKMQERLEYVEANSSTLTKVVMNTARSMMESYHLAKMENKSTSGIKYWLAAKVVHKIKVALGLEMAKGCFIGGAPVTEELKKFFLGLDMPLIDVYGMSETSGAVVYNFDRPNLQTSGKAMEGVELKIDNPNEQGEGEILMRGRSNFMGYLKEPEKTAETLTEDGWIKSGDLGYMDEQGNLYVSGRIKELIITAGGENIPPAHIEAVIKKELPSVSNVVVIGDHKKYLTALLTFKVDINPDTGYPLDTLRPDALQWLQSLNLNYTRLSEMLNIKLPEDLQNFDANKVEINCDPKVWQALEAGIKRYNEQAISNAQKVQYFTILPHDFSIPTGEVGPTLKIRRNIVHKKYAEIIEKMYTK from the exons ATGCCTAAAGGTGTAATGATCTCTCATGATGGCGTTCTATTCTGTTGTCATGCTATGGGCAAAATGATGACTTCCCTGGAGGAAGCAAAAGAAACGGTGGTCACTTATTTACCCCTAAACCATATAGCCGCTCAATTATTTGATATATTTATGGCATTGGAATATGGCGGCCTTATCTACTTTGCCGATCGAAATGCTCTCAAGGGTTCTTTAATTAAAACCTACTCCAAAGCCAAGGTAAGCATGATGTTCGGCGTACCGCGTGTATTTGAAAAGATGCAAGAGAGACTGGAATATGTAGAAGCAAATTCGTCGACTTTAACGAAAGTTGTAATGAATACTGCGCGCAGTATGATGGAAAGCTATCATTTGgctaaaatggaaaataaatctACATCGGGTATAAAATATTGGTTAGCCGCAAAAGTTGTACATAAAATCAAAGTAGCTTTGGGCTTGGAAATGGCAAAGGGTTGTTTCATAGGAGGAGCTCCAGTAACTGaagaattaaagaaatttttcttggGTTTGGATATGCCCCTGATAGATGTATATGGTATGTCAGAGACCAGTGGTGCGGTAGTGTACAATTTTGATCGACCCAATTTGCAAACTAGTGGTAAAGCTATGGAGGGTGTAGAACTTAAGATTGATAATCCCAATGAGCAGGGAGAAGGCGAG attttaatgcGTGGACGCAGCAACTTTATGGGCTACTTAAAAGAACCCGAAAAAACTGCTGAAACTTTGACCGAAGATGGTTGGATTAAAAGCGGTGATTTGGGTTATATGGATGAGCAGGGCAATCTCTATGTAAGTGGACGTATTAAGGAACTAATTATTACAGCTGGTGGGGAAAATATACCACCAGCTCATATAGAAGCTGTGATCAAGAAAGAATTGCCCTCTGTCAGTAATGTTGTGGTGATAGGagatcataaaaaatatttaacggcTTTGTTGACATTTAAG GTGGATATTAATCCCGATACTGGTTATCCCTTGGATACTCTCAGACCAGATGCCTTACAATGGTTGCAATCATTAAATCTCAACTATACCCGTCTTTCCGAAATGCTCAATATTAAATTGCCAGAAGATCTACAAAACTTTGATGCCAATAAGGTAGAGATCAACTGTGATCCCAAGGTTTGGCAAGCTTTGGAGGCAGGCATTAAACGTTATAATGAACAGGCCATTTCAAATGCTCAAAAAGTTCAGTATTTCACTATATTGCCTCATGATTTCTCCATACCCACCGGTGAAGTGG GTCCAACTCTGAAGATAAGAAGAAATATTGTCCATAAGAAATATGCCGAGATTATAGAGAAAATGTATACTAAGTAA